The following are encoded in a window of Manihot esculenta cultivar AM560-2 chromosome 8, M.esculenta_v8, whole genome shotgun sequence genomic DNA:
- the LOC110620246 gene encoding splicing factor 3B subunit 3 isoform X1 — protein MAVSEEECSNAKSRSSSPSANGAYYLAKCVLRGSVVLQVVYGHFRSPSSSDIVFGKETSIELVIIDADGIVHSICEQPVFGTIKDLAVIPWNDKFHARSPQMQGKDLLAVLSDSGKLSFLTFCSEMHRFFPLTHVQLSNPGNSRQQLGRMLAVDSSGCFIATSAYVDRLALFSLSLSGASDIIDKQIFYPPENEGHTSSTRIIQRPSISGTIWSMCFISRDSSQSSKEHNPVLAIILNRRGALLNELLLLGWNIREQTINVISLYVEAGPIAHDIIEVPHSNGFAFLFRVGDALLMDLRDAHNPSCVYRTSLNFLPASVEEQTFVEEPCRVHDVDDDGLFNVAACALLELRDYDPMCIDSEGGNVKSASKYVCSWSWEPEVNKNPRMIFCIDTGEFFMIEISFDPEGLKVNLSDCLYKGLPCKSLLWVDGGFLAATVEMGDGLVLKVENGKLIHTSPIQNVAPILDMSVVDYQDEKRDQMYACCGVAPEGSLRIIRSGISVEKLLKTASIYQGITGTWTLRMKVTDLYHSFLVLSFVEETRVLSVGVSFTDVTDSVGFQPDVCTLACGLVGDGLLVQIHRTAVQLCLPTKVAHAEGIPLSSPVCTSWFPDNMSISLGAVGHDFIVVSTSNPCFLYILGVRLLSTYRYEMYEMQCLRLLNELSCISIPQKHFERRRLNSSKFVDDDCTSTLPVGVDIGTTFVIGTHRPSVEVVSFVPDEGLKVLACGTISLTNTLGTAISGCIPQDVRLVLVDRSYVLSGLRNGMLLRFEWPPASSMSSLRLPRYGFPIDSCMENADGVLSNVPAISFESQTCGVDLISKTMDDLPVNLQLIATRRIGITPVFLVPLSDSLDADMIALSDRPWLLQTASHSLSYTSISFQPSTHATPVCSADCPKGILFVAENSLHLVEMVHSKRLNFQKFHLGGTPRKVLYHSESRLLLVMRTELGNDTSSSDICCVDPLNGSIVSSFKLEPGETGKSMALVRVGNEQVLVIGTSLSSGPAIMPSGEAESTKGRLIVLCLEHLQNSDSGSMTFCSKAGSSSQRTSPFREVVGHTAEQLSSSSLCSSPDGSCDGVKLEETEVWQLRLAYSTKWPGMALAICPYLDHYFLASAGSAFYVCGFPNDNPQRVRKFAIARTRFTIISLTAHFTRIAVGDCRDGILFYSYHEDTRKLEQVYCDPSQRLVADCVLMDADTAVVSDRKGSIAVLSCSNISERNASPECNLTLSCAYYMGEIAMSIKKGSFSYKLPADDVLIGCDGIGVNIDASNNTIMASTLLGIIIIFIPLTREEHELLEAVQARLVVHPLTAPILGNDHREFRGRENQVGAPKMLDGDVLSQFLELTSIQQEAILSLPLGQLDTVKTGSKSPFPIPVNQVVQLLERVHYALS, from the exons ATGGCTGTCTCGGAGGAGGAGTGCTCAAATGCTAAGTCCCGATCGTCGTCTCCTTCAGCAAATGGCGCGTACTACCTGGCCAAGTGCGTTCTCAGAGGAAGCGTTGTTCTTCAGGTCGTCTACGGCCATTTCCGCTCTCCTTCCTCCTCCGACATCGTTTTTGGCAAA GAGACATCTATAGAGTTGGTAATAATCGATGCTGATGGAATTGTACATTCTATCTGTGAGCAGCCTGTATTTGGCACCATTAAAGATCTTGCTGTCATACCTTGGAATGATAAGTTCCATGCGCGAAGCCCACAG ATGCAGGGAAAAGACCTTTTGGCTGTTCTTTCTGATTCTGGGAAGCTATCCTTTCTCACATTTTGCAGTGAAATGCATAG gttCTTTCCTTTGACACATGTTCAACTTTCCAATCCTGGAAACTCGAGACAACAACTAGGAAGAATGCTGGCTGTTGATTCCAG TGGATGCTTTATTGCTACCAGTGCGTATGTGGATCGATTGGCTCTATTCTCCCTTTCTTTATCTGGGGCCAGTGATATCATTGATAAG CAAATATTTTATCCTCCTGAAAATGAGGGACATACAAGTTCCACCAGAATTATCCAGAGGCCAAGTATCTCTGGTACCATATGGAGCATGTGCTTCATTTCAAGGGATTCTAGTCAATCAAGTAAGGAGCATAATCCTGTACTAGCCATTATTCTAAATAG GAGGGGTGCACTCCTAAATGAGCTTCTGTTATTGGGATGGAACATTAGAGAACAGACTATAAATGTTATTTCACTGTATGTTGAAGCTGGACCGATAGCACATGATATTATTGAAGTTCCTCATTCCAATGGATTTGCATTTTTATTCAGGGTTGGTGATGCTCTCTTAATGGATCTTAGAGATGCTCACAACCCCTCTTGTGTCTATCGAACAAGCTTAAATTTCTTGCCCGCTTCAGTTGAAGAGCAGACTTTTGTGGAAGAGCCGTGTAGAGTTCATGATGTTGATGATGATGGTTTGTTCAATGTTGCTGCATGTGCTTTATTGGAGCTTCGGGATTATGACCCCATGTGTATAGATAGTGAAGGCGGCAATGTAAAATCAGCCTCAAAATATGTGTGCTCTTGGAGTTGGGAACCAGAAGTTAATAAAAATCCTAGGATGATCTTTTGTATAGACACAGGAGAGTTTTTTATGATTGAAATTTCTTTCGATCCAGAGGGCCTCAAAGTCAATCTTTCTGATTGTCTGTACAAGGGTCTACCATGCAAGTCACTTTTGTGGGTTGATGGTGGTTTCCTGGCTGCTACTGTAGAGATGGGGGATGGGCTTGTTTTGAAAGTGGAAAACGGAAAACTAATACATACAAGTCCTATTCAAAATGTTGCACCAATCTTGGATATGTCTGTTGTGGATTACCAAGATGAGAAACGTGATCAAATGTATGCCTGTTGTGGTGTGGCCCCTGAAGGGTCATTAAGGATCATTAGGAGTGGCATAAGTGTTGAAAAGCTTCTAAAGACTGCATCTATATATCAAGGCATTACTGGTACCTGGACACTTCGAATGAAAGTAACTGACTTGTATCATTCTTTTCTCGTGCTATCTTTTGTTGAAGAGACCAGGGTGCTATCTGTTGGAGTGAGCTTCACTGATGTGACTGATTCAGTTGGCTTCCAGCCTGATGTCTGTACTTTGGCATGTGGACTTGTCGGTGATGGTTTGCTTGTCCAAATTCACCGAACTGCTGTTCAGCTTTGTTTGCCCACCAAGGTTGCCCATGCTGAAGGTATACCTCTGTCTTCTCCAGTTTGCACATCTTGGTTTCCTGATAATATGAGCATCAGTTTAGGGGCCGTTGGACATGATTTCATTGTTGTATCTACTTCTAATCCATGCTTTTTATACATTCTTGGGGTCAGATTACTTTCAACTTATCGTTATGAGATGTATGAAATGCAATGTTTGAGATTGCTGAACGAGCTATCCTGCATTTCGATACCTCAAAAACATTTTGAACGAAGAAGATTAAATTCTAGCAAATTTGTGGATGATGACTGTACAAGTACCCTTCCTGTTGGGGTTGACATTGGTACTACCTTTGTTATTGGCACACATCGGCCTTCTGTGGAAGTTGTGTCTTTTGTGCCTGATGAGGGCCTAAAAGTTCTAGCCTGTGGGACAATCTCATTAACAAATACTCTGGGAACTGCTATTAGTGGTTGCATCCCTCAAGATGTAAGACTTGTACTGGTTGATCGGTCTTATGTCCTTTCTGGTTTGAGGAATGGAATGCTGCTTCGGTTTGAGTGGCCTCCTGCCTCTTCGATGTCTTCATTACGATTACCACGTTATGGATTTCCAATTGACTCCTGCATGGAAAATGCTGATGGTGTTTTATCAAATGTGCCTGCAATATCTTTTGAGTCACAGACATGTGGTGTTGACTTAATAAGCAAGACGATGGATGATCTACCTGTCAATCTTCAATTGATTGCCACCCGTCGAATTGGCATTACGCCTGTTTTCCTTGTACCCCTGAGTGATTCTCTTGATGCAGACATGATTGCACTCAGTGATAGACCATGGTTATTGCAAACTGCAAGCCACAGCCTCTCTTATACATCAATCTCGTTTCAGCCTTCAACTCATGCCACGCCTGTATGTTCAGCTGATTGCCCAAAGGGAATTTTATTTGTTGCAGAGAACAGTCTACATTTG GTCGAAATGGTGCACAGTAAGAGGCTCAATTTTCAGAAGTTTCATCTTGGAGGTACCCCACGGAAGGTCCTTTACCATAGTGAAAGTCGGTTGTTACTCGTGATGAGAACTGAACTTGGCAATGACACAAGTTCATCTGACATTTGTTGTGTTGATCCCCTCAATGGTTCAATAGTATCAAGTTTTAAACTTGAACCTGGAGAAACAGGAAAATCCATGGCATTGGTGAGGGTTGGAAATGAGCAGGTTTTGGTTATTGGAACTAGTCTTTCTTCTGGTCCAGCTATAATGCCAAGTGGTGAAGCTGAGAG TACCAAGGGCCGTCTAATAGTCCTCTGCCTTGAACACTTGCAAAATTCAGACAGTGGTTCGATGACGTTCTGTTCAAAGGCTGGATCATCTTCTCAACGAACTTCACCATTTCGTGAAGTTGTTGGTCATACTGCTGAACAGCTATCGAGCAGTAGTCTTTGCAGTAGCCCAGACGGTAGCTGTGATGGAGTCAAacttgaagaaactgaagtATGGCAGTTACGATTGGCATATTCAACCAAGTGGCCTGGAATGGCACTTGCAATCTGTCCTTATCTTGATCATTACTTCTTGGCTTCTGCTGGTAGTGCT TTCTATGTATGTGGTTTTCCGAATGATAATCCCCAAAGAGTGAGAAAGTTTGCTATAGCAAGGACACGTTTTACCATAATATCATTGACTGCACATTTCACTAGAATTGCTGTTGGTGATTGCCGCGATGGCATCCTTTTTTATTCTTATCATGAG GATACTAGAAAACTGGAGCAAGTGTATTGTGACCCATCACAGAGATTAGTTGCTGATTGTGTCCTTATGGATGCTGATACAGCAGTGGTTTCAGATCGTAAGGGAAGCATTGCTGTCTTGTCTTGTTCAAATATTTCAGAAC GTAATGCAAGTCCAGAATGTAACTTGACTTTGAGTTGTGCATATTATATGGGTGAAATAGCCATGAGCATTAAGAAG GGATCATTTTCATATAAGCTCCCAGCCGATGATGTGTTGATTGGATGTGATGGGATTGGTGTGAATATTGATGCTTCAAACAACACTATAATGGCCAGTACACTTTTGGGgattataataatattcatTCCTTTGACAAG GGAAGAACATGAACTCCTAGAAGCTGTCCAAGCTAGACTTGTAGTTCATCCTTTGACTGCTCCTATTTTGGGAAATGATCATAGAGAGTTTCGTGGCCGTGAAAACCAG GTTGGAGCACCTAAGATGCTTGATGGTGATGTGCTGTCTCAGTTTTTGGAGCTAACAAGTATACAGCAAGAGGCAATATTGTCGTTACCTCTTGGTCAACTGGATACCGTTAAAACAGGTTCAAAATCTCCTTTCCCCATTCCGGTTAATCAAGTTGTGCAACTCCTTGAGCGGGTCCATTATGCTCTAAGttaa
- the LOC110620246 gene encoding splicing factor 3B subunit 3 isoform X2 codes for MAVSEEECSNAKSRSSSPSANGAYYLAKCVLRGSVVLQVVYGHFRSPSSSDIVFGKETSIELVIIDADGIVHSICEQPVFGTIKDLAVIPWNDKFHARSPQGKDLLAVLSDSGKLSFLTFCSEMHRFFPLTHVQLSNPGNSRQQLGRMLAVDSSGCFIATSAYVDRLALFSLSLSGASDIIDKQIFYPPENEGHTSSTRIIQRPSISGTIWSMCFISRDSSQSSKEHNPVLAIILNRRGALLNELLLLGWNIREQTINVISLYVEAGPIAHDIIEVPHSNGFAFLFRVGDALLMDLRDAHNPSCVYRTSLNFLPASVEEQTFVEEPCRVHDVDDDGLFNVAACALLELRDYDPMCIDSEGGNVKSASKYVCSWSWEPEVNKNPRMIFCIDTGEFFMIEISFDPEGLKVNLSDCLYKGLPCKSLLWVDGGFLAATVEMGDGLVLKVENGKLIHTSPIQNVAPILDMSVVDYQDEKRDQMYACCGVAPEGSLRIIRSGISVEKLLKTASIYQGITGTWTLRMKVTDLYHSFLVLSFVEETRVLSVGVSFTDVTDSVGFQPDVCTLACGLVGDGLLVQIHRTAVQLCLPTKVAHAEGIPLSSPVCTSWFPDNMSISLGAVGHDFIVVSTSNPCFLYILGVRLLSTYRYEMYEMQCLRLLNELSCISIPQKHFERRRLNSSKFVDDDCTSTLPVGVDIGTTFVIGTHRPSVEVVSFVPDEGLKVLACGTISLTNTLGTAISGCIPQDVRLVLVDRSYVLSGLRNGMLLRFEWPPASSMSSLRLPRYGFPIDSCMENADGVLSNVPAISFESQTCGVDLISKTMDDLPVNLQLIATRRIGITPVFLVPLSDSLDADMIALSDRPWLLQTASHSLSYTSISFQPSTHATPVCSADCPKGILFVAENSLHLVEMVHSKRLNFQKFHLGGTPRKVLYHSESRLLLVMRTELGNDTSSSDICCVDPLNGSIVSSFKLEPGETGKSMALVRVGNEQVLVIGTSLSSGPAIMPSGEAESTKGRLIVLCLEHLQNSDSGSMTFCSKAGSSSQRTSPFREVVGHTAEQLSSSSLCSSPDGSCDGVKLEETEVWQLRLAYSTKWPGMALAICPYLDHYFLASAGSAFYVCGFPNDNPQRVRKFAIARTRFTIISLTAHFTRIAVGDCRDGILFYSYHEDTRKLEQVYCDPSQRLVADCVLMDADTAVVSDRKGSIAVLSCSNISERNASPECNLTLSCAYYMGEIAMSIKKGSFSYKLPADDVLIGCDGIGVNIDASNNTIMASTLLGIIIIFIPLTREEHELLEAVQARLVVHPLTAPILGNDHREFRGRENQVGAPKMLDGDVLSQFLELTSIQQEAILSLPLGQLDTVKTGSKSPFPIPVNQVVQLLERVHYALS; via the exons ATGGCTGTCTCGGAGGAGGAGTGCTCAAATGCTAAGTCCCGATCGTCGTCTCCTTCAGCAAATGGCGCGTACTACCTGGCCAAGTGCGTTCTCAGAGGAAGCGTTGTTCTTCAGGTCGTCTACGGCCATTTCCGCTCTCCTTCCTCCTCCGACATCGTTTTTGGCAAA GAGACATCTATAGAGTTGGTAATAATCGATGCTGATGGAATTGTACATTCTATCTGTGAGCAGCCTGTATTTGGCACCATTAAAGATCTTGCTGTCATACCTTGGAATGATAAGTTCCATGCGCGAAGCCCACAG GGAAAAGACCTTTTGGCTGTTCTTTCTGATTCTGGGAAGCTATCCTTTCTCACATTTTGCAGTGAAATGCATAG gttCTTTCCTTTGACACATGTTCAACTTTCCAATCCTGGAAACTCGAGACAACAACTAGGAAGAATGCTGGCTGTTGATTCCAG TGGATGCTTTATTGCTACCAGTGCGTATGTGGATCGATTGGCTCTATTCTCCCTTTCTTTATCTGGGGCCAGTGATATCATTGATAAG CAAATATTTTATCCTCCTGAAAATGAGGGACATACAAGTTCCACCAGAATTATCCAGAGGCCAAGTATCTCTGGTACCATATGGAGCATGTGCTTCATTTCAAGGGATTCTAGTCAATCAAGTAAGGAGCATAATCCTGTACTAGCCATTATTCTAAATAG GAGGGGTGCACTCCTAAATGAGCTTCTGTTATTGGGATGGAACATTAGAGAACAGACTATAAATGTTATTTCACTGTATGTTGAAGCTGGACCGATAGCACATGATATTATTGAAGTTCCTCATTCCAATGGATTTGCATTTTTATTCAGGGTTGGTGATGCTCTCTTAATGGATCTTAGAGATGCTCACAACCCCTCTTGTGTCTATCGAACAAGCTTAAATTTCTTGCCCGCTTCAGTTGAAGAGCAGACTTTTGTGGAAGAGCCGTGTAGAGTTCATGATGTTGATGATGATGGTTTGTTCAATGTTGCTGCATGTGCTTTATTGGAGCTTCGGGATTATGACCCCATGTGTATAGATAGTGAAGGCGGCAATGTAAAATCAGCCTCAAAATATGTGTGCTCTTGGAGTTGGGAACCAGAAGTTAATAAAAATCCTAGGATGATCTTTTGTATAGACACAGGAGAGTTTTTTATGATTGAAATTTCTTTCGATCCAGAGGGCCTCAAAGTCAATCTTTCTGATTGTCTGTACAAGGGTCTACCATGCAAGTCACTTTTGTGGGTTGATGGTGGTTTCCTGGCTGCTACTGTAGAGATGGGGGATGGGCTTGTTTTGAAAGTGGAAAACGGAAAACTAATACATACAAGTCCTATTCAAAATGTTGCACCAATCTTGGATATGTCTGTTGTGGATTACCAAGATGAGAAACGTGATCAAATGTATGCCTGTTGTGGTGTGGCCCCTGAAGGGTCATTAAGGATCATTAGGAGTGGCATAAGTGTTGAAAAGCTTCTAAAGACTGCATCTATATATCAAGGCATTACTGGTACCTGGACACTTCGAATGAAAGTAACTGACTTGTATCATTCTTTTCTCGTGCTATCTTTTGTTGAAGAGACCAGGGTGCTATCTGTTGGAGTGAGCTTCACTGATGTGACTGATTCAGTTGGCTTCCAGCCTGATGTCTGTACTTTGGCATGTGGACTTGTCGGTGATGGTTTGCTTGTCCAAATTCACCGAACTGCTGTTCAGCTTTGTTTGCCCACCAAGGTTGCCCATGCTGAAGGTATACCTCTGTCTTCTCCAGTTTGCACATCTTGGTTTCCTGATAATATGAGCATCAGTTTAGGGGCCGTTGGACATGATTTCATTGTTGTATCTACTTCTAATCCATGCTTTTTATACATTCTTGGGGTCAGATTACTTTCAACTTATCGTTATGAGATGTATGAAATGCAATGTTTGAGATTGCTGAACGAGCTATCCTGCATTTCGATACCTCAAAAACATTTTGAACGAAGAAGATTAAATTCTAGCAAATTTGTGGATGATGACTGTACAAGTACCCTTCCTGTTGGGGTTGACATTGGTACTACCTTTGTTATTGGCACACATCGGCCTTCTGTGGAAGTTGTGTCTTTTGTGCCTGATGAGGGCCTAAAAGTTCTAGCCTGTGGGACAATCTCATTAACAAATACTCTGGGAACTGCTATTAGTGGTTGCATCCCTCAAGATGTAAGACTTGTACTGGTTGATCGGTCTTATGTCCTTTCTGGTTTGAGGAATGGAATGCTGCTTCGGTTTGAGTGGCCTCCTGCCTCTTCGATGTCTTCATTACGATTACCACGTTATGGATTTCCAATTGACTCCTGCATGGAAAATGCTGATGGTGTTTTATCAAATGTGCCTGCAATATCTTTTGAGTCACAGACATGTGGTGTTGACTTAATAAGCAAGACGATGGATGATCTACCTGTCAATCTTCAATTGATTGCCACCCGTCGAATTGGCATTACGCCTGTTTTCCTTGTACCCCTGAGTGATTCTCTTGATGCAGACATGATTGCACTCAGTGATAGACCATGGTTATTGCAAACTGCAAGCCACAGCCTCTCTTATACATCAATCTCGTTTCAGCCTTCAACTCATGCCACGCCTGTATGTTCAGCTGATTGCCCAAAGGGAATTTTATTTGTTGCAGAGAACAGTCTACATTTG GTCGAAATGGTGCACAGTAAGAGGCTCAATTTTCAGAAGTTTCATCTTGGAGGTACCCCACGGAAGGTCCTTTACCATAGTGAAAGTCGGTTGTTACTCGTGATGAGAACTGAACTTGGCAATGACACAAGTTCATCTGACATTTGTTGTGTTGATCCCCTCAATGGTTCAATAGTATCAAGTTTTAAACTTGAACCTGGAGAAACAGGAAAATCCATGGCATTGGTGAGGGTTGGAAATGAGCAGGTTTTGGTTATTGGAACTAGTCTTTCTTCTGGTCCAGCTATAATGCCAAGTGGTGAAGCTGAGAG TACCAAGGGCCGTCTAATAGTCCTCTGCCTTGAACACTTGCAAAATTCAGACAGTGGTTCGATGACGTTCTGTTCAAAGGCTGGATCATCTTCTCAACGAACTTCACCATTTCGTGAAGTTGTTGGTCATACTGCTGAACAGCTATCGAGCAGTAGTCTTTGCAGTAGCCCAGACGGTAGCTGTGATGGAGTCAAacttgaagaaactgaagtATGGCAGTTACGATTGGCATATTCAACCAAGTGGCCTGGAATGGCACTTGCAATCTGTCCTTATCTTGATCATTACTTCTTGGCTTCTGCTGGTAGTGCT TTCTATGTATGTGGTTTTCCGAATGATAATCCCCAAAGAGTGAGAAAGTTTGCTATAGCAAGGACACGTTTTACCATAATATCATTGACTGCACATTTCACTAGAATTGCTGTTGGTGATTGCCGCGATGGCATCCTTTTTTATTCTTATCATGAG GATACTAGAAAACTGGAGCAAGTGTATTGTGACCCATCACAGAGATTAGTTGCTGATTGTGTCCTTATGGATGCTGATACAGCAGTGGTTTCAGATCGTAAGGGAAGCATTGCTGTCTTGTCTTGTTCAAATATTTCAGAAC GTAATGCAAGTCCAGAATGTAACTTGACTTTGAGTTGTGCATATTATATGGGTGAAATAGCCATGAGCATTAAGAAG GGATCATTTTCATATAAGCTCCCAGCCGATGATGTGTTGATTGGATGTGATGGGATTGGTGTGAATATTGATGCTTCAAACAACACTATAATGGCCAGTACACTTTTGGGgattataataatattcatTCCTTTGACAAG GGAAGAACATGAACTCCTAGAAGCTGTCCAAGCTAGACTTGTAGTTCATCCTTTGACTGCTCCTATTTTGGGAAATGATCATAGAGAGTTTCGTGGCCGTGAAAACCAG GTTGGAGCACCTAAGATGCTTGATGGTGATGTGCTGTCTCAGTTTTTGGAGCTAACAAGTATACAGCAAGAGGCAATATTGTCGTTACCTCTTGGTCAACTGGATACCGTTAAAACAGGTTCAAAATCTCCTTTCCCCATTCCGGTTAATCAAGTTGTGCAACTCCTTGAGCGGGTCCATTATGCTCTAAGttaa